The Bombus fervidus isolate BK054 chromosome 8, iyBomFerv1, whole genome shotgun sequence genome window below encodes:
- the LOC139990279 gene encoding uncharacterized protein produces MEVMRFLLCVAVIFMIAFISASNANPEPNPSPEADPEASKITDILAKLGKVLAHVG; encoded by the exons ATGGAAGTCATGAGATTCTTACTTTGCGTTGCAGTCATTTTTATGATTGCCTTTATTTCTGCGAGCAATGCTAACCCAGAACCTAATCCTTCGCCAGAAGCA GATCCGGAAGCATCTAAGATAACAGATATATTAGCAAAACTAGGAAAAGTGTTGGCTCACGTGGGATAA